The genomic window ATTGCTTCAGATACAGAAGCAGTGACCTACGGGATAGAGCTGGACAAGGAACGCTATAACACTGCATCAGGAGTTCTTGACAACGTAGTATGGGGTGATGCCCTGTACGAGTTAAGGACACAGGAGAAGGGATTTGGGCTATTATGGTTAAATCCCCCATACGATTTTGAGGAAGGTGATTATGGCAAGGATGAAAGTATGAGATT from Syntrophales bacterium includes these protein-coding regions:
- a CDS encoding DUF6094 domain-containing protein, which translates into the protein MARFGSQIKMGYYKTPEVVVRQIKEILNISPRARLLDTCCGEGGSLRIIASDTEAVTYGIELDKERYNTASGVLDNVVWGDALYELRTQEKGFGLLWLNPPYDFEEGDYGKDESMR